In a genomic window of Allomeiothermus silvanus DSM 9946:
- a CDS encoding cupredoxin domain-containing protein, with the protein MQDNHKVVEAYERGWLIFGLAMILVFIVIISYTVLNRGETISRGAGQIDVATVRTTSPFANPRVEQVGGEYVAYVQAFAFGYLPAEIKVKKGVKVTFYITSPDVQHGFYVEGTNINPQIIPGEVTKLEYVFKKAGTYRIVCNEYCGISHAQMFGKIVVEE; encoded by the coding sequence ATGCAGGACAACCATAAAGTGGTCGAAGCCTACGAGCGCGGCTGGCTCATCTTCGGGCTGGCGATGATCTTGGTGTTTATCGTCATTATCAGCTATACCGTGCTGAACCGCGGCGAGACCATCTCGCGGGGCGCTGGGCAGATTGATGTGGCCACAGTACGCACTACCAGCCCCTTCGCCAATCCCCGGGTCGAGCAGGTTGGCGGGGAGTATGTGGCGTATGTCCAGGCTTTCGCCTTCGGCTACCTCCCGGCCGAGATCAAGGTCAAGAAGGGGGTTAAGGTGACCTTCTACATCACCAGCCCCGACGTGCAGCACGGCTTTTACGTAGAGGGCACCAATATCAACCCGCAGATCATCCCGGGCGAGGTGACCAAGCTCGAGTACGTCTTTAAGAAAGCTGGCACCTACCGCATTGTCTGTAACGAGTACTGCGGCATCAGCCACGCCCAGATGTTCGGCAAGATCGTGGTGGAGGAATAA
- a CDS encoding MFS transporter, whose protein sequence is MPRLPRAIYALGWVSLLMDIASEMVYPLLPLFLTTVLGASKTTVGLVEGVAEATSSLFKVVGGRISDRIAARKPLLLAGYGAPAFFRPILALATAPWHVLLYRFLDRVGKGVRTAPRDALVAEATPKEQYGRAYGLHRAMDSAGAAIGPLLAVVLLPLVGYRGVFWISAIPALLAVGVIVFFVREKPGTAKPLPRFRWRGFSFGYRWFLLVSSVFTPGLSSNAFLILKLSSLGLSSTQTTLVYTGYNLLYALISYPLGSLADRIGLRRLVATGFATYALVYLGFGLSTAIWQGIGLFLLYAVYSAAFEGSSRAYLATIIPATEKASAIGLYHTLVGLLLFPASALFGFLWEHAGVSTAFFTSAALAGVALVLFVLEPRTPAATLEA, encoded by the coding sequence ATGCCCCGTTTGCCTCGAGCTATCTACGCCCTAGGCTGGGTCAGCCTGTTGATGGACATCGCTTCGGAGATGGTCTACCCGCTCTTGCCCCTCTTCCTGACCACGGTGCTGGGGGCCAGCAAGACCACGGTGGGCCTGGTGGAAGGGGTCGCAGAGGCCACCTCGAGCCTTTTCAAGGTGGTGGGAGGGCGGATCTCCGACCGAATTGCCGCCCGCAAACCTCTGCTGCTGGCAGGGTACGGCGCTCCGGCTTTTTTCCGGCCTATCCTGGCGCTGGCCACGGCTCCCTGGCACGTGCTTTTGTACCGGTTCTTGGACCGGGTCGGCAAAGGGGTGCGCACTGCCCCCCGTGACGCCCTGGTCGCCGAGGCCACCCCAAAAGAGCAGTACGGGCGGGCCTATGGGCTGCACCGGGCGATGGACTCAGCAGGAGCGGCCATCGGGCCTTTGCTGGCAGTGGTGCTGCTGCCGTTGGTGGGCTACCGGGGGGTGTTCTGGATCTCGGCTATCCCAGCCTTACTGGCGGTAGGGGTGATTGTTTTCTTCGTGCGGGAAAAGCCGGGCACCGCCAAGCCGCTGCCGCGCTTCCGGTGGCGGGGGTTCTCCTTCGGTTACCGCTGGTTTTTGCTGGTCTCGAGCGTCTTCACCCCGGGGCTTTCCTCCAACGCTTTCTTGATTCTGAAGCTCTCGAGCCTGGGCCTTTCCAGCACCCAGACCACGCTGGTCTACACCGGCTATAACCTCCTCTACGCGCTGATCTCTTACCCGCTGGGCTCGCTCGCAGACCGCATTGGGCTGCGCCGCTTGGTGGCGACCGGCTTCGCCACCTACGCCCTGGTGTACCTGGGTTTTGGTCTTTCTACGGCGATCTGGCAGGGAATTGGGCTATTTTTGCTCTACGCGGTGTACAGCGCCGCTTTCGAGGGCAGCAGCCGGGCCTACCTGGCAACGATTATCCCCGCTACCGAGAAAGCTAGCGCCATCGGCTTATACCACACCCTGGTGGGGCTTTTGTTGTTCCCGGCGAGCGCCCTTTTTGGATTTTTGTGGGAGCACGCAGGGGTCAGCACCGCCTTCTTCACTAGTGCGGCCTTGGCGGGGGTAGCGCTGGTGCTGTTCGTGCTCGAGCCCAGAACACCGGCGGCTACCCTGGAAGCGTAG
- a CDS encoding TlpA family protein disulfide reductase gives MSLARANLLRWGLAVLVVGGVVYGLLGRPTSRPAAVPLPNLVLETEQGQPQNLRAFVGKPVVLNTWATWCGPCRREMPLLLEEAARQHNVQFVFVNMGEGPEAIRIFLDEVKLKKIPNLLLDKKTALSEVLQIQGLPTTLFFDAKGNLLARHLGEINREELSGYLGRLE, from the coding sequence ATGTCGCTCGCTCGAGCCAATCTCTTACGTTGGGGCTTGGCGGTGCTGGTTGTGGGGGGGGTGGTGTACGGTCTGTTGGGCCGCCCGACTTCCCGCCCAGCGGCTGTGCCGTTGCCGAATCTAGTCCTTGAGACCGAGCAGGGCCAGCCACAAAACCTCCGGGCTTTCGTGGGTAAGCCGGTGGTGCTCAACACCTGGGCTACGTGGTGCGGCCCCTGCCGCCGGGAGATGCCTTTGTTGCTTGAGGAAGCTGCCCGCCAGCACAACGTGCAGTTTGTCTTCGTCAACATGGGCGAAGGTCCAGAGGCCATCCGCATCTTCTTGGATGAGGTCAAGCTCAAAAAGATCCCCAATTTGCTGCTTGACAAAAAGACCGCGCTGTCGGAGGTTTTGCAAATCCAAGGCTTGCCCACCACGTTATTTTTCGACGCGAAGGGCAATCTTCTGGCCCGGCACCTGGGGGAGATCAACCGAGAAGAGCTGAGCGGGTATTTGGGACGGCTTGAATAA
- a CDS encoding ribonuclease J, producing the protein MNDIPNRSPNQRGPRKRRMRPKPTGPVILAKPSEHVEIIPLGGMGEIGKNMFAFRYHDEILVVDGGLAFPEEHMPGVDLLIPRIDYLLEHQELIKGWVLTHGHEDHIGALPFIMPQLPRVPVYGAKLTLGLVKGKLEEFGLRAGDFNFKEVSPDERIQIGRFFVVDLFRMTHSIPDNSGMIIHTPIGKIVHTGDFKLDPTPIDGKTSHLAKIAQAGAEGVLLLIADSTNAERPGITPSESEIAKGLDAIIGKAKGRIFVTTFASHIHRIQSVITAAEKYGRKVAMEGRSMLKFSRIAHELGYMSVRDRIYTLDEINHLPDEQVLVLSTGSQGQPEAALSRLAFGGHAKFALKPGDTVILSSSPIPGNEEAVNRVINQLYRLGTYVYYPPTYRVHASGHASQEELKIILNLTNPKFFLPWHGENRQQTNFKWLAESMGHPPQQTLIVENGARVKLTADSISVDGQVPAGVLYVDGLGVGDITDEILEDRQHMAAEGVVVIAALVSREAPTVQIVSKGFVKAGERLLSEVRNLVFEAIHTGVREKKRLEVIRDDIYYPVKKFLRKATGRDPVIIPMVIEG; encoded by the coding sequence ATGAACGACATCCCCAACCGCTCCCCTAACCAACGGGGGCCCCGCAAACGCCGGATGCGTCCCAAGCCCACCGGCCCGGTGATCCTCGCCAAGCCCAGCGAGCACGTGGAGATCATCCCGCTGGGGGGCATGGGCGAGATCGGCAAAAATATGTTCGCCTTCCGCTACCACGATGAGATTCTGGTAGTAGACGGCGGTTTGGCTTTCCCTGAAGAACATATGCCGGGGGTAGACCTACTGATCCCCCGGATCGACTATCTCCTGGAGCACCAGGAACTCATCAAAGGCTGGGTGCTCACCCACGGCCATGAAGACCACATCGGAGCCTTGCCCTTTATCATGCCCCAGCTTCCCCGGGTTCCCGTTTACGGAGCTAAGCTCACCCTGGGACTGGTCAAGGGGAAGCTCGAGGAGTTCGGCCTGCGTGCCGGGGATTTTAACTTCAAGGAAGTCTCGCCCGATGAGCGTATCCAGATTGGGCGCTTCTTCGTCGTAGACCTTTTCCGCATGACCCACTCTATCCCCGACAACTCGGGGATGATCATCCATACCCCTATCGGCAAAATTGTCCACACCGGGGACTTCAAGCTGGACCCTACCCCCATCGACGGCAAAACCAGCCACCTGGCTAAAATCGCGCAAGCTGGGGCTGAGGGGGTGCTGTTGCTCATCGCCGACTCCACCAACGCCGAGCGGCCCGGCATCACCCCCAGCGAGTCGGAGATTGCCAAGGGCCTCGACGCTATCATCGGCAAAGCCAAGGGCCGCATCTTCGTCACCACCTTCGCCTCGCACATCCACCGCATCCAGTCGGTGATTACCGCCGCCGAGAAGTACGGGCGTAAGGTAGCGATGGAAGGCCGCAGCATGCTGAAGTTCAGCCGGATCGCTCATGAGTTGGGCTACATGAGCGTGCGCGACCGTATCTACACCCTTGACGAGATCAACCACCTGCCCGATGAGCAAGTCCTGGTGCTCTCCACTGGCTCGCAGGGTCAGCCTGAAGCCGCCCTCTCCCGACTGGCCTTCGGCGGACACGCCAAGTTCGCCCTCAAGCCAGGCGATACGGTAATCCTCTCCTCGAGCCCTATCCCCGGCAACGAGGAAGCGGTAAACCGGGTCATCAACCAGCTGTATCGGCTGGGGACTTACGTCTACTACCCGCCCACCTACCGGGTGCACGCTTCCGGCCACGCCTCGCAGGAAGAACTCAAGATCATCTTGAACCTTACTAATCCTAAGTTCTTCTTGCCCTGGCACGGGGAAAACCGCCAGCAGACCAACTTCAAGTGGCTGGCCGAGAGCATGGGACATCCGCCGCAGCAAACCCTGATCGTGGAGAACGGAGCGCGGGTCAAGCTCACTGCGGATAGCATCAGCGTGGATGGCCAGGTACCGGCGGGCGTGCTCTACGTGGACGGGCTAGGGGTGGGCGATATCACCGACGAAATCCTCGAGGACCGCCAGCACATGGCCGCCGAGGGCGTGGTGGTCATTGCCGCGCTGGTAAGCCGCGAGGCGCCCACCGTGCAGATCGTTTCCAAGGGTTTCGTAAAGGCCGGGGAGCGTCTGCTCTCCGAGGTACGTAATCTGGTTTTTGAGGCTATTCACACCGGGGTGCGGGAGAAAAAGCGGCTCGAGGTCATCCGCGACGATATCTACTACCCAGTGAAGAAATTCCTGCGCAAAGCCACCGGGCGTGACCCGGTCATCATCCCGATGGTGATTGAGGGGTAA
- a CDS encoding cytochrome c oxidase subunit 2A yields MPALSLLHRVQGQYAQGVDGKGLQILRDHACHDTAAPAVIGEGSALNSTARGILLRLRRTATYRRAAPRGTLVPPLLSTLSRGEGNAMEEKRPTGALGVVVILTIFILTFWFVTFWVFLSRG; encoded by the coding sequence ATGCCCGCTCTTAGCCTGCTCCACCGCGTCCAAGGCCAGTATGCGCAGGGCGTTGATGGAAAGGGACTGCAAATCCTTCGTGATCATGCCTGCCATGATACCGCAGCCCCAGCGGTTATCGGGGAGGGCTCCGCCCTGAACTCTACTGCTAGAGGAATCCTGCTCAGGCTAAGAAGAACCGCCACGTACCGACGAGCTGCACCTCGTGGGACACTCGTCCCTCCCCTGCTCTCTACACTTAGTCGTGGAGAGGGTAATGCTATGGAGGAAAAGCGACCAACGGGCGCGCTAGGCGTGGTGGTAATCCTGACGATTTTCATCCTGACCTTCTGGTTCGTGACCTTCTGGGTCTTTCTGTCACGGGGGTAG
- the rpsO gene encoding 30S ribosomal protein S15: MPLAKEDKARIASEFGSSEKDTGSTEVQIAMLTERINRLSAHLARNKNDHHSHRGLLMMVGRRKRMLSYLERVDEARYKALIERLGLRK, encoded by the coding sequence ATGCCGCTAGCAAAAGAAGACAAGGCCCGCATCGCAAGCGAATTTGGCAGCTCCGAGAAGGACACCGGCTCCACCGAAGTCCAGATTGCCATGCTCACCGAGCGGATCAACCGCCTCTCGGCCCATCTCGCCCGCAATAAGAACGACCACCACTCGCACCGGGGTCTGTTGATGATGGTAGGGCGCCGTAAGCGGATGCTCAGCTACCTCGAGCGCGTGGACGAAGCGCGCTATAAGGCCCTCATCGAGCGGCTGGGGTTGCGCAAATAG
- a CDS encoding b(o/a)3-type cytochrome-c oxidase subunit 1, giving the protein MAVRTLSHVDVYAGYPEKKVTLYMLMLGFFALLLGTFFGPLQALNYGGIDAYPLLKPLVQSYYQGLTLHGVLNAIIFTQLFAQALLVYLPARELRMRPNMTLAWISWWMAFIGLGIAAIPLLGNAATVLYTFYPPLKGHWAFYVGAAIFVLSSYVSIYLVLDLWRRWKRANPGKITPLVTYLSLTHWLMWFLASLGLVVEVAVFLIPWSLGLIEGVDPLLSRTLFWYTGHPIVYFWLLPAYVVAYTILPKVAGGKLISDPLARLAFLLFLLFSVPVGFHHQFADPGISSGWKFFHTVLTLMVAVPSLMTAFTLAASLENAGRARGGKGLLGWIRALPWGNPVFLGPTLGLISFIPGGAGGFVNASFPLNQVIHNTTWIVGHFHLQVATMVTMSAMGAAFFLIPHLTRKPLVGIGYARASQWLWFIGMNLMGFALHWMGYLGVPRRAHISEVASQYQGAAPFMALNAISGVILFVAAGFFFYVIFATALQNRRLPEAQTPEIPFTEVVSGPEGNRVAQLTDRVGFWFAVAVILIVVAYGLPLIQMFTSLNPVPGMRLW; this is encoded by the coding sequence ATGGCTGTAAGGACCCTATCCCATGTAGATGTCTACGCCGGGTACCCGGAGAAAAAAGTCACCCTGTACATGCTGATGCTGGGCTTTTTTGCCTTGCTCCTGGGTACTTTTTTCGGCCCGTTGCAGGCCCTCAACTATGGTGGGATCGATGCCTACCCGCTGCTCAAGCCATTGGTGCAGTCGTATTACCAGGGCCTCACCCTGCATGGGGTATTAAACGCGATCATATTCACTCAGCTTTTCGCCCAGGCTTTGCTGGTCTATCTGCCCGCCCGCGAACTCAGGATGCGGCCCAACATGACCTTGGCCTGGATCTCTTGGTGGATGGCCTTTATCGGGCTGGGTATCGCCGCCATCCCATTATTGGGAAATGCCGCTACGGTGTTATATACTTTCTACCCTCCCCTCAAGGGGCACTGGGCCTTCTACGTGGGGGCCGCTATCTTCGTGCTCTCGAGCTATGTGAGCATCTACTTGGTGCTTGACCTCTGGCGGCGCTGGAAGCGGGCCAACCCCGGTAAGATCACCCCGCTCGTAACCTACCTGAGCCTGACCCACTGGCTGATGTGGTTCCTAGCCAGCCTGGGGCTAGTGGTGGAGGTAGCGGTATTTCTGATCCCCTGGTCGCTAGGGCTGATTGAGGGGGTAGATCCTCTACTAAGCCGTACCCTATTCTGGTACACCGGTCACCCCATCGTGTACTTCTGGTTGCTGCCAGCTTACGTGGTGGCTTACACCATCCTCCCCAAAGTAGCTGGGGGCAAACTCATCTCCGACCCCCTGGCCCGGCTGGCCTTTCTGCTGTTCCTGCTCTTTTCGGTCCCGGTAGGTTTCCACCACCAGTTTGCCGACCCTGGGATCAGCTCCGGCTGGAAGTTCTTCCACACCGTCCTGACCCTGATGGTCGCGGTACCCAGCCTGATGACCGCCTTTACCCTGGCGGCTTCGCTCGAGAACGCCGGGCGGGCTCGGGGCGGCAAGGGGCTACTGGGCTGGATCCGGGCGCTCCCTTGGGGCAACCCGGTCTTCCTAGGCCCAACCTTGGGCCTCATCTCCTTCATCCCCGGCGGGGCAGGGGGTTTCGTCAACGCCAGCTTCCCCTTAAACCAGGTCATCCACAACACCACCTGGATCGTCGGCCACTTCCACCTCCAAGTAGCCACGATGGTCACCATGAGCGCGATGGGGGCGGCTTTCTTCCTCATTCCCCACCTGACCCGTAAACCCCTGGTAGGCATAGGGTATGCCCGGGCCTCGCAATGGCTGTGGTTCATCGGGATGAACTTGATGGGTTTCGCGCTGCACTGGATGGGTTATCTGGGCGTACCCCGCCGCGCTCATATCTCCGAGGTGGCCAGCCAATACCAGGGCGCCGCTCCTTTCATGGCTCTCAACGCCATCTCCGGGGTGATCTTGTTCGTCGCGGCAGGCTTCTTCTTCTATGTGATCTTCGCTACCGCGCTGCAAAACCGCCGCCTCCCTGAGGCCCAAACCCCCGAAATCCCGTTCACCGAAGTGGTCTCTGGCCCTGAGGGCAACCGGGTAGCGCAGCTTACCGACCGGGTAGGGTTCTGGTTCGCGGTCGCGGTGATCTTGATTGTAGTAGCCTACGGGCTGCCGCTCATTCAGATGTTCACCAGCCTCAACCCGGTGCCGGGGATGCGGCTTTGGTAA
- the pnp gene encoding polyribonucleotide nucleotidyltransferase, which translates to MSEQSPNAPQGHRYSLEVGGRTLSIETGKYAKQVSGSVWVRYGDTVVMATAQASDKPIEADFLPLTVEFEERHYAVGKIPGSFMRREGRPGEKAILSARLTDRPIRPLFPKGFRHEVQVILTVLSADQENTPDILGPIAASAALTLSDIPWNGPIASVRVGLQDGRLVLNPVAAEESDLDLVVAGSKDAIIMVEAGAREIPEEQLVQALEFAHRAMQPIIELQEQMRAELGKPKFEVAAPEKLGDEETEAFRRLALERGLSNVLLTAAKGERSAALEAFRETIVAEVLASTDSALDEVEAQRRRRLYQQAFDEVVKRELRRLILEENRRADGRTNTQVRPIWIEADVLPRAHGSAVFARGETQVLGVVTLGTGRDAQLVDDLGLDTEDPFLVHYNFPPYSTGEVKRLRGVSRREVGHGNLAKRALRAVLPSQEEFPYTIRVVGDVLESNGSSSMATTCAGCLALMDAGVPIKKPVAGVAMGLVSEGDRHVVLTDILGLEDALGDMDFKVTGTKDGVTALQMDIKISGLSSETLRQALMQAREARLFILDKMTEVLPEPRRELKPQVPRILTLKVPVEKIGAIIGPGGKNVRALEELGVEVDIEQDGTVRLFSANAIAAEEARSRILGQTQEARIGEIYEGTVSRITNFGAFVTLFPGTDGLLHISQIAPGRVERVEDVLKLGDKIRVKVNKIDEKGRVDLVRPELEGQIPPRKPPVKR; encoded by the coding sequence ATGTCAGAACAAAGTCCTAACGCCCCCCAAGGCCACCGCTATAGCCTCGAGGTCGGCGGGCGCACCCTCTCCATCGAGACCGGCAAATACGCCAAGCAAGTGTCCGGCTCGGTGTGGGTGCGCTACGGCGACACCGTGGTGATGGCCACTGCTCAAGCTTCCGACAAACCGATCGAAGCCGACTTCCTTCCCCTCACGGTAGAGTTCGAGGAACGCCACTACGCGGTGGGCAAGATCCCTGGCTCTTTCATGCGCCGCGAGGGCCGCCCGGGCGAGAAAGCCATTCTCTCGGCCCGGCTTACCGACCGGCCCATCCGCCCCCTATTTCCCAAAGGCTTTCGGCACGAAGTACAGGTCATCCTGACCGTGCTCTCCGCCGACCAGGAAAACACCCCCGACATTCTAGGGCCGATCGCTGCCAGCGCTGCTTTGACCCTTTCCGACATCCCCTGGAATGGGCCTATTGCCAGCGTGCGCGTAGGCCTGCAGGATGGGCGATTGGTGTTAAACCCGGTGGCCGCTGAGGAGAGCGATCTCGACTTAGTGGTAGCCGGTTCTAAAGATGCCATCATTATGGTGGAAGCCGGAGCCAGGGAGATCCCCGAGGAGCAACTGGTGCAGGCCCTCGAGTTCGCCCACCGGGCCATGCAGCCGATCATCGAGCTGCAAGAGCAGATGCGGGCTGAGCTGGGTAAACCTAAGTTCGAGGTGGCAGCCCCCGAGAAGCTCGGTGATGAAGAAACCGAGGCTTTCCGCCGTCTGGCACTTGAACGTGGCCTTTCCAACGTGCTGCTTACCGCCGCTAAGGGCGAGCGCAGCGCAGCGTTGGAGGCTTTCCGTGAAACTATCGTGGCGGAGGTACTTGCGTCAACAGATTCTGCTCTGGACGAGGTGGAAGCCCAGCGGCGGCGCAGGCTTTATCAGCAGGCTTTTGACGAGGTGGTGAAGCGGGAGCTGCGGCGGCTGATCTTGGAGGAGAATCGCCGTGCCGATGGGCGCACCAACACCCAGGTGCGGCCCATCTGGATCGAAGCAGACGTGCTGCCCCGGGCGCACGGCTCGGCAGTCTTTGCCCGCGGCGAGACCCAGGTCTTAGGGGTGGTCACGCTCGGCACAGGCCGTGACGCCCAACTGGTGGACGACCTCGGCCTAGATACAGAAGACCCTTTCTTGGTGCACTATAACTTCCCCCCCTATTCCACCGGCGAGGTCAAGCGCCTGCGTGGGGTAAGCCGCCGCGAAGTAGGGCACGGCAACTTGGCTAAGCGGGCTTTGCGTGCAGTACTGCCCAGCCAAGAGGAGTTCCCTTATACCATCCGGGTGGTGGGGGATGTGCTCGAGTCCAACGGCTCGAGTTCGATGGCGACAACCTGTGCAGGCTGTCTGGCCCTGATGGACGCCGGCGTGCCGATCAAAAAGCCGGTTGCCGGCGTAGCTATGGGCTTAGTCAGCGAAGGCGACCGCCACGTGGTGCTCACCGATATCCTGGGCCTCGAGGACGCCCTGGGCGACATGGACTTCAAGGTAACCGGCACCAAAGACGGGGTCACCGCCTTGCAAATGGACATCAAAATCTCCGGCCTCTCCTCGGAGACCCTGCGCCAGGCCTTGATGCAAGCCAGGGAAGCCCGGCTGTTCATCTTAGATAAGATGACTGAGGTCCTGCCCGAACCGCGCCGCGAACTCAAGCCGCAGGTCCCGCGCATCCTCACCCTCAAAGTCCCGGTCGAGAAAATTGGAGCCATCATCGGCCCCGGCGGGAAGAACGTACGGGCCCTGGAGGAGCTAGGTGTCGAGGTAGATATCGAGCAGGACGGCACCGTACGGCTCTTTTCGGCCAACGCCATAGCCGCCGAGGAAGCCAGAAGCCGCATCCTGGGTCAGACCCAAGAGGCCCGCATCGGCGAGATCTATGAGGGCACGGTCTCCAGGATCACCAACTTCGGCGCTTTCGTGACGCTTTTCCCCGGCACCGATGGCCTGCTGCACATCAGCCAGATCGCCCCGGGCCGGGTGGAGCGGGTCGAGGACGTGCTAAAGCTGGGAGATAAGATCCGGGTCAAAGTCAACAAGATCGACGAGAAAGGCCGGGTGGATCTGGTCCGTCCCGAACTCGAGGGCCAAATCCCCCCGCGTAAACCGCCGGTAAAGCGCTAA